From a single Anomaloglossus baeobatrachus isolate aAnoBae1 chromosome 8, aAnoBae1.hap1, whole genome shotgun sequence genomic region:
- the IP6K1 gene encoding inositol hexakisphosphate kinase 1, producing MCVCQTMEVGKFVQSAVCDRGRGVLLEPFIHQVGGHSSMMRYDDHTVCKPLISREQRFYESLPPEMMEFTPEYKGVVSVCFEGDSDGYINLVAYPYVESEAADHEEFPDRDHPRRKHSRRSLHRTSSTDHKDERPPLTGENSESVPEMKSPKLEVLAQSDVPFQMLDGNSEMSSERISYNPWSLRCHKQQLSRMRSESKERKMYKFLLLENVVHHFKFPCVLDLKMGTRQHGDDASEEKAARQMKKCEQSTSATLGVRVCGMQVFQMNTGHYLCLNKYYGRGLSAEGFRQALYQYLHNGVDLRTDLFELILSKLKRLISVLEIQASYRFYSSSLLIIYDGVGRPPAQETSPKVDVRMIDFAHSTYKGFRDDLMVHDGPDKGYVLGLRNLISILELIRDDSQ from the exons ATGTGTGTTTGTCAAACCATGGAAGTGGGGAAGTTCGTCCAGAGCGCAGTGTGCGACAGGGGCCGGGGGGTCCTGCTGGAGCCGTTCATCCATCAGGTGGGGGGCCACAGCAGTATGATGCGCTATGACGACCACACCGTCTGCAAGCCCCTCATCTCCCGTGAACAGCGTTTTTACGAGTCCCTTCCCCCCGAGATGATGGAGTTTACCCCAGAATATAAAG GTGTGGTGTCCGTCTGCTTTGAGGGTGACAGCGACGGTTACATCAATTTAGTCGCTTATCCGTATGTGGAGAGTGAGGCAGCCGATCATGAAGAGTTTCCTGACCGGGACCATCCAAGACGCAAGCACTCCCGCCGcagtctgcaccgcaccagcaGCACCGACCACAAGGATGAACGGCCACCTCTTACCGGGGAGAACTCCGAGAG TGTCCCAGAGATGAAGAGTCCCAAGCTGGAGGTCCTGGCGCAGTCGGACGTCCCATTTCAGATGCTGGATGGTAACAGCGAGATGAGCTCGGAGCGGATCAGCTACAACCCCTGGAGCCTGCGATGCCACAAGCAGCAGCTGAGCCGCATGCGCTCCGAGTCCAAGGAACGCAAGATGTACA AATTTCTGCTGCTGGAGAACGTCGTCCACCATTTCAAGTTCCCGTGTGTCCTGGACCTGAAGATGGGAACGCGGCAGCACGGCGATGACGCATCCGAGGAGAAAGCGGCCCGGCAGATGAAGAAGTGCGAGCAGAGCACATCCGCCACGCTGGGTGTGAGGGTGTGCGGCATGCAG GTCTTCCAGATGAACACGGGGCATTACCTCTGCCTGAATAAGTATTACGGCCGCGGCCTGAGCGCCGAGGGTTTCCGACAGGCCCTGTACCAGTACCTCCACAACGGCGTTGATCTCCGCACCGACTTGTTTGAGCTGATCCTGAGCAAACTGAAGCGTTTGATCTCCGTGCTGGAAATCCAGGCCTCGTACCGCTTCTACTCCAGCTCGCTGCTCATAATCTACGATGGAGTCGGCCGCCCCCCGGCTCAGGAAACCTCCCCCAAGGTGGACGTCCGCATGATTGACTTCGCCCACAGCACATACAAAGGCTTCCGCGATGATCTGATGGTGCACGACGGGCCGGACAAGGGTTACGTGCTGGGTCTGCGCAACCTGATCAGTATCCTGGAGCTCATCCGAGACGACAGCCAGTAG